In Prochlorococcus marinus CUG1415, the sequence AAAGAAAACGTGTATCAGGTTTTAGAGTAAGAATGCGTTCTCATACTGGTAGAAGAGTTATTAAAAGCAGGAGACAAAAAGGTAGGGAAAGAATAGCTGTATAACTTTAAATAAAAATGGCCTTACCTAAAGATATGCGTTTAAAAGGTTATAGGACTTTTAATTATATTCATAAAAATTCCATAAAATATCATGGAAAACTAATGACTTTCAAAGTAGCAGAATCAAATCCTGAGATTCTCTTATCCCATAAACTAAGAAATAATTCAAATAATTTGAGGGTAGCTATTGCAATTAGTAGAAAAGTTTCAAAAAAAGCTGTAGATAGAAACAAAATAAGAAGAATTATTCAAGAGTGGCTATTAACTAACATTCAAAAAATTAATAACCACAAACCTTATTGGTTACTTGTTAACCTTAAATTTGGAGATTTCTGCAATGATAGAAATAAACTTTTGGAGGAATTTCAAAACTTAATGTTAAAATCTCGTCTAATCAAATGATTAATATGAATGAAGAAACCTTTTACGAAGGTGGTCCTGCAAAAAGTGATTTAATAATAAATCTACTAGCAGGAATTACTATTCTTG encodes:
- the rpmH gene encoding 50S ribosomal protein L34, translating into MTKRTFGGTSRKRKRVSGFRVRMRSHTGRRVIKSRRQKGRERIAV
- the rnpA gene encoding ribonuclease P protein component, whose translation is MALPKDMRLKGYRTFNYIHKNSIKYHGKLMTFKVAESNPEILLSHKLRNNSNNLRVAIAISRKVSKKAVDRNKIRRIIQEWLLTNIQKINNHKPYWLLVNLKFGDFCNDRNKLLEEFQNLMLKSRLIK